A portion of the Streptomyces sp. NBC_01335 genome contains these proteins:
- a CDS encoding ATP-binding protein: MAPGSALIPRPVGSPSGAEALRFRFALPARPASAAGARRLTRDRLAVWKLRDDLRDTAALIVSELVTNAVVHTASALVVCELRRLDHLLRIAVQDQGRLSGGPKLRASSDDEHGRGLFLVDALSQAWGSHDAEDASGRVVWSELAHGAGQPC, from the coding sequence GTGGCACCTGGCAGTGCGCTCATCCCCCGGCCCGTGGGCTCCCCTTCCGGGGCTGAGGCGCTCCGTTTCCGCTTCGCCCTGCCGGCCAGACCGGCTTCGGCCGCCGGGGCGCGCAGACTGACCAGGGACAGACTCGCGGTCTGGAAGCTCCGGGACGACCTGCGCGACACCGCCGCACTCATCGTCTCCGAGCTGGTCACCAACGCCGTGGTGCACACCGCGAGCGCGCTGGTCGTCTGCGAACTGCGGCGCCTGGACCACCTGTTGCGGATAGCGGTCCAGGACCAGGGCCGGCTCTCCGGCGGCCCGAAGCTGCGCGCCTCCTCCGACGACGAGCACGGGCGGGGCCTGTTCCTGGTGGACGCCCTGAGCCAGGCGTGGGGCTCCCACGACGCGGAGGACGCGTCCGGGCGGGTCGTCTGGTCGGAGCTGGCGCACGGTGCGGGGCAGCCGTGCTGA
- a CDS encoding 6-phospho-beta-glucosidase, which translates to MKLTILGGGGFRVPLVYGALLGDHAEGRVSRVTLYDTDHDRLAAVARVLDEQAGGVPDAPAVLATTDLDEALKGADFVFSAIRVGGLAGRAADERVALDLGVLGQETVGAGGIAYGLRTVPVAVDLARRIARLAPDAWVINFTNPAGLVTEAMSRHLGNRVVGICDTPVGLGRRIARVLGADPDRAWIDYAGLNHLGWVQGLYVNGRDELPRLLADDTLLGSFEEGKLFGTDLIRSLGAVPNGYLHYYYFNREAVRAYQQAKLTRGAFLREQQQGFYARMREPGTPALATWDHTRAERDATYMAANREVAGAGERAASDLEAGGYELVALALMQAVARDERTSLILNVRNGSTLSALDADAVVEVPCLVDANGAHPVAVSPLPLHAAGLVASVKAVERAVLEAADSGSRSAAVRAFALHPLVDSVNVARELVDAYTRAHPQLAYLDKP; encoded by the coding sequence GTGAAGCTGACAATTCTTGGCGGTGGCGGATTCCGGGTCCCCCTGGTGTACGGGGCACTGCTCGGCGATCACGCCGAGGGCCGCGTCTCCCGGGTCACCCTCTACGACACGGACCACGACCGCCTCGCGGCCGTCGCCCGGGTGCTGGACGAACAGGCCGGGGGAGTGCCGGACGCCCCCGCCGTCCTGGCCACCACCGACCTCGACGAGGCCCTGAAGGGCGCCGACTTCGTCTTCTCTGCGATCCGGGTCGGCGGCCTCGCCGGCCGCGCGGCCGACGAGCGGGTGGCCCTGGACCTGGGGGTGCTGGGGCAGGAGACGGTCGGGGCGGGCGGCATCGCGTACGGGCTGCGCACCGTTCCGGTCGCCGTCGACCTCGCCCGCCGCATCGCCCGGCTCGCCCCGGACGCCTGGGTCATCAACTTCACCAACCCCGCGGGCCTGGTGACCGAGGCGATGTCCCGGCACCTGGGGAACCGGGTCGTCGGCATCTGCGACACGCCCGTGGGCCTCGGCCGCCGCATCGCCCGGGTCCTCGGCGCCGACCCGGACCGCGCCTGGATCGACTACGCGGGCCTCAACCACCTCGGCTGGGTCCAGGGCCTGTACGTGAACGGGCGGGACGAGCTTCCCCGGCTGCTCGCCGACGACACCCTGCTCGGCTCCTTCGAGGAGGGCAAGCTCTTCGGAACCGACCTGATCCGCTCGCTCGGTGCCGTGCCCAACGGGTACCTGCACTACTACTACTTCAACCGGGAAGCGGTCCGCGCCTACCAGCAGGCGAAGCTGACCCGGGGCGCCTTCCTCCGCGAGCAGCAGCAGGGCTTCTACGCGCGGATGCGGGAACCGGGCACCCCGGCCCTGGCCACCTGGGACCACACCCGCGCCGAGCGCGACGCGACCTACATGGCGGCCAACCGCGAGGTCGCGGGGGCCGGGGAGCGCGCCGCGAGCGACCTGGAGGCCGGCGGCTACGAACTGGTGGCCCTCGCCCTCATGCAGGCCGTCGCCCGCGACGAGCGCACCTCGCTCATCCTCAACGTCCGCAACGGCAGCACCCTTTCGGCGCTCGACGCGGACGCCGTGGTCGAAGTCCCCTGCCTGGTCGACGCGAACGGCGCCCACCCGGTGGCGGTGAGCCCGCTTCCGCTCCACGCGGCCGGGCTCGTCGCCTCCGTGAAGGCCGTCGAACGCGCCGTGCTCGAAGCGGCCGACAGCGGATCGCGCTCCGCCGCCGTGCGGGCGTTCGCGCTGCACCCGCTCGTGGACTCCGTCAACGTCGCCCGCGAACTGGTCGACGCCTACACCCGCGCCCACCCCCAGCTGGCCTACCTCGACAAGCCCTGA
- a CDS encoding cytochrome P450, whose amino-acid sequence MTTPFSHEPGAPTGAAPPPGCPAHGLGPGGLRRYYGAEVENDIVGLNEKLRAEHGSVAPVLLHGDVPAWLVLGHSENLYVTRTPSQFSRDSRRWRALQDGSVGPEHPLAPIFTYQPICAFADGATHERQRGAITDSMARIDTRGVRRHINRFSNRLVNDFCLKGTADIVSQFAEHLPMMVMCAIFGMPEEYDDRLVQAARDMTRGTETAVTSNAYVVGVLTRLVERRRGAPESDFATWLVEHPARMSDIEVIEHLRLTLIAAYESTANLIANVIRMVLTDPRFRARLSGGHMTVPEAVEQTLWDEPPFSAVFGRWAVGDTELGGKQIKAGDALLVSIAGANSDPAVRPDLSASMEGNRAHLAFSGGPHECPGQDIGRAIADVGVDALLMRLPDLELAADESELRWVGNIMSRHLTELPVQFAPSPQQEIDDEPMTSMAARSVPRNDWEISSPSPTAAPGRPAGGQEAAAAPADSAPVHGAPAPAIPEQRTQSATGRLWHAVSSWWKGY is encoded by the coding sequence GTGACAACCCCCTTCTCCCACGAACCCGGAGCGCCGACGGGAGCCGCCCCGCCGCCCGGATGCCCCGCCCACGGACTCGGCCCCGGCGGGCTGCGCCGCTACTACGGCGCCGAGGTGGAGAACGACATCGTCGGGCTGAACGAGAAGCTGCGCGCCGAACACGGCAGCGTCGCTCCGGTGCTGCTCCACGGTGACGTACCCGCCTGGCTCGTCCTCGGCCACAGCGAGAACCTCTACGTCACCCGGACCCCCTCGCAGTTCTCCCGCGACTCCCGGCGCTGGCGCGCCCTGCAGGACGGCAGCGTGGGCCCCGAGCACCCGCTCGCGCCGATCTTCACGTACCAGCCCATCTGCGCCTTCGCGGACGGCGCGACCCACGAACGTCAGCGCGGCGCGATCACGGACAGCATGGCCCGGATCGACACCCGCGGCGTGCGGCGCCACATCAACCGCTTCAGCAACCGCCTCGTCAACGACTTCTGCCTCAAGGGCACCGCCGACATCGTCAGCCAGTTCGCCGAGCACCTGCCGATGATGGTCATGTGCGCGATCTTCGGCATGCCCGAGGAGTACGACGACCGGCTGGTGCAGGCCGCCCGCGACATGACGCGGGGTACCGAGACCGCCGTCACCAGCAACGCGTACGTCGTCGGCGTGCTCACCCGGCTCGTCGAGCGCCGACGGGGTGCCCCGGAGTCCGACTTCGCCACCTGGCTCGTCGAACACCCCGCCAGGATGAGCGACATCGAGGTCATCGAGCACCTCCGGCTGACGCTCATCGCGGCGTACGAGTCCACCGCCAACCTGATCGCCAACGTGATCCGGATGGTGCTGACCGACCCGCGCTTCCGGGCGCGTCTCAGCGGCGGCCACATGACCGTCCCCGAGGCGGTCGAGCAGACCCTGTGGGACGAGCCCCCCTTCTCCGCGGTCTTCGGCCGCTGGGCCGTCGGCGACACCGAGCTCGGCGGGAAGCAGATCAAGGCCGGCGACGCTCTGCTCGTCAGCATCGCGGGCGCCAACAGCGACCCCGCCGTACGGCCCGACCTCAGCGCCTCCATGGAGGGCAACCGCGCCCACCTCGCCTTCAGCGGCGGCCCCCACGAGTGCCCCGGCCAGGACATCGGCCGTGCCATCGCGGACGTCGGCGTGGACGCGCTGCTCATGCGGCTGCCCGACCTCGAACTCGCGGCGGACGAGAGCGAACTGCGCTGGGTGGGCAACATCATGTCGCGCCACCTGACCGAACTCCCGGTCCAGTTCGCGCCCAGCCCGCAGCAGGAGATCGACGACGAACCCATGACGTCGATGGCCGCCCGCTCCGTCCCCCGCAACGACTGGGAGATCTCGTCGCCGTCGCCGACCGCCGCACCCGGCCGGCCGGCCGGCGGACAGGAGGCCGCCGCGGCCCCGGCCGACAGCGCCCCGGTCCACGGCGCCCCGGCCCCCGCGATCCCGGAGCAGCGCACCCAGAGCGCCACGGGCCGCCTCTGGCACGCCGTCTCCAGCTGGTGGAAGGGGTACTGA
- a CDS encoding helix-turn-helix domain-containing protein: MSEPRSAPTVGQVVLGRRLQDLRERAGLTRDQAAKVLRVASATVRRMETAEVALKIPYVQALLRAYGIGEEETDAFVELAEEANKPGWWQRYHDVLPDWFSMYVSLEGAASLLRMYEPHFVPGLLQTEDYARSVMLGGAVGQSRPDDIERHVALRMERQSLLAKADAPRLWVVMDETVLRRTVGTPEAMRAQIDKLLEASEQTHITLQIAEFATGHHPGTYGPFVLFRFGVPELPDMVFSEYLTGAVYFDTRPEVASYLEVMDRMAAQAATARRTKDILRDFRKEL, translated from the coding sequence GTGAGCGAGCCTCGGTCAGCCCCGACCGTGGGGCAGGTCGTCCTCGGCAGGCGCCTGCAGGACCTGCGGGAGCGTGCCGGGCTCACCCGCGACCAGGCGGCCAAGGTGCTCCGCGTCGCGTCCGCCACGGTCCGCAGGATGGAGACGGCCGAGGTCGCCCTCAAGATCCCCTACGTGCAGGCCCTGTTGCGTGCCTACGGGATCGGCGAGGAGGAGACCGACGCCTTCGTCGAGCTCGCCGAAGAGGCCAACAAGCCCGGCTGGTGGCAGCGTTACCACGACGTGCTGCCCGACTGGTTCAGCATGTACGTCAGCCTGGAGGGCGCGGCGAGCCTGCTGCGCATGTACGAACCGCACTTCGTGCCCGGACTCCTCCAGACCGAGGACTACGCCCGCTCCGTGATGCTGGGCGGCGCGGTCGGCCAGTCCCGGCCCGACGACATCGAACGGCACGTCGCCCTGCGCATGGAGCGGCAGAGCCTGCTCGCCAAGGCGGACGCGCCGAGGCTCTGGGTCGTCATGGACGAGACGGTGCTGCGACGGACGGTCGGCACCCCCGAAGCCATGCGCGCGCAGATCGACAAGCTCCTCGAAGCCTCCGAACAGACGCACATCACGCTGCAGATCGCGGAGTTCGCGACCGGCCACCACCCCGGGACCTACGGACCGTTCGTGCTCTTCCGCTTCGGCGTGCCCGAACTGCCCGACATGGTCTTCAGCGAGTACCTGACCGGCGCCGTCTACTTCGACACGCGCCCCGAGGTGGCCTCCTACCTCGAGGTCATGGACCGCATGGCGGCCCAGGCCGCGACTGCACGACGCACGAAGGACATCCTCCGGGATTTCCGCAAGGAGCTGTGA
- a CDS encoding DUF4132 domain-containing protein, with protein MRRWELVEGTASKFWETGAVGVAVTVRYGRCGSEGRTRTKEYASAAAAHAQVRRTIAEKERKGYEEVAASASAPTVPGPPEPSGTVGASGAGSASGTAALPDEDTFELPLSWRRVLHPRRGGCARPLNRPGEEALAQVGERIAGEAAWIELILTEPGSDPDLVDATRAHLAGSPSPVGAAALAAVVSLGETAPSCWVDTWVADHGLPFAARAAQELQTIKAHSYHALGRRVKGALKRVSLSSSLHWHHGSLNVAARARAHIAAADEETYRAVVEALGAARRDSHQRIAAAFLAPSEREWVDALLSEPAVLAEDHYVLQRMVLCSLTSAGQLARLSYRPDHTLAVIATLADGIGTAVAPMLRKYLDHGNHYAEGVKAVSAALAELPTDEAFNILLHHKELKQVRAALLDAMRRYPVRALRLLSADVRYNTATRSRASRQLLHAHINTHRPLVSSLLPGLPGDLAEVVGPLLNPVSRFPEASLASLPSVLTRPPWTRPRTGAATPVSTGGAALPAPELRWLPGEEEAWARCSSWYTRPQHGGDYEKVISSQLEGLGSTGLRPAWIFLHAPVERIAPALATWAPTDLWDGADTLRPIVARFGIDALPLLLRTVPRQPSTMAELFLPFADAAVARHMADWAARLKSTAATTRAWFARHGGAAAVFLVPDAVGKPGAPRRAAERALLQIAAVHGEATVREAAARYGADALRSVEMLLVADPLEHALPAKLPVLPNWAEPGLLPQLLTRTGEALPAEVVRNGLTMLALCRPGEAYPGVAALREAAAPASLAEFAWAVFEQWLDARLPARESWALYALGEVGDDETVRRLTPVIRAWPGEGAHHRAVEGLDVLAAIGSEVALLHLHGIGQRVKFKALKTRAQEKIAEVAAVLGLTAEQLSDRLVPDFGLDADGSTVVDYGPRRFTVGFDERLGAYVLDGAGNRRRDLPAPAARDDGELASAGRKRFLALKKDVRAVASGQVQRLEAAMVSGRSWTAREFQELFVTHPLVGHLVRRLVWLSESRGTTTAFRVTEDRTFADVRDEVSVLPADASVRLAHPLRLGDERAAWSELFARRELSQPFPQLERAVFALTDEERTGNRLARFEGVTVPTVEVLGLERRGWERGAPQDAGVVGWISRRLGEELYLIVGFYEGIVAGSPQAFPDQRLEAVWLGDRPGDHWPHGTYTHLFGGLDPVIASEVLADLTALGGVRRAPADGGPAPDGPAGVPGRTVTVAGQGLSR; from the coding sequence ATGCGGCGCTGGGAGTTGGTCGAGGGCACTGCGTCGAAGTTCTGGGAGACCGGGGCGGTCGGCGTCGCGGTCACCGTGCGGTACGGCCGCTGCGGGTCGGAGGGGCGCACCCGGACGAAGGAGTACGCCTCCGCGGCGGCCGCGCACGCCCAAGTGCGCAGGACCATCGCGGAGAAGGAGCGCAAGGGGTACGAGGAGGTGGCGGCGAGCGCGTCCGCGCCGACGGTGCCGGGGCCTCCGGAACCCTCCGGGACGGTCGGCGCGAGCGGTGCCGGGAGCGCGAGCGGGACGGCCGCGCTGCCCGACGAGGACACCTTCGAACTCCCGCTGAGCTGGCGCCGGGTGCTCCATCCCCGGCGGGGTGGCTGCGCCCGCCCGCTGAACCGGCCCGGCGAGGAGGCTCTGGCGCAGGTCGGGGAGCGGATCGCGGGGGAAGCCGCCTGGATCGAGCTGATCCTCACCGAGCCGGGCTCGGACCCGGACCTGGTGGACGCCACCCGCGCCCACCTCGCCGGCAGCCCCTCCCCGGTCGGGGCCGCCGCGCTGGCGGCCGTCGTCTCCCTCGGCGAGACGGCCCCTTCGTGCTGGGTGGACACCTGGGTGGCCGACCACGGGCTGCCGTTCGCCGCCCGCGCGGCCCAGGAACTCCAGACGATCAAGGCGCACAGCTACCACGCCCTGGGGCGGCGGGTGAAGGGCGCGCTCAAGCGCGTCTCGCTCTCCTCGTCCCTGCACTGGCACCACGGCTCGCTGAACGTGGCCGCGCGGGCCCGCGCCCACATCGCCGCGGCGGACGAGGAGACCTACCGCGCGGTCGTGGAAGCGCTCGGCGCGGCCCGCCGGGACAGCCACCAGCGGATCGCCGCCGCCTTCCTGGCCCCGAGCGAGCGGGAGTGGGTCGACGCCCTCCTGTCGGAGCCCGCCGTGCTCGCCGAGGACCACTACGTCCTGCAGCGCATGGTGCTCTGCTCGCTGACGTCGGCCGGCCAGCTGGCACGGCTGTCGTACCGTCCGGACCACACCCTCGCCGTGATCGCGACGCTCGCCGACGGCATCGGGACGGCCGTCGCGCCGATGCTCCGGAAGTACCTCGACCACGGCAACCACTACGCCGAGGGCGTCAAGGCGGTCTCCGCCGCGCTCGCCGAGCTCCCCACGGACGAGGCGTTCAACATCCTGCTCCACCACAAGGAGCTGAAGCAGGTCCGCGCGGCGCTGCTCGACGCGATGCGCCGCTACCCGGTGCGGGCCCTGCGGCTGCTCTCCGCCGACGTCCGGTACAACACCGCCACCAGGTCGCGTGCCTCGCGGCAGTTGCTGCACGCCCACATCAACACCCACCGCCCGCTGGTCTCCTCCCTGCTGCCGGGGCTGCCCGGGGATCTGGCGGAGGTCGTCGGCCCGCTGCTGAACCCGGTGTCCCGCTTCCCGGAGGCGTCCCTCGCGTCCCTGCCCTCCGTGCTCACCCGGCCGCCGTGGACCCGCCCGCGCACCGGCGCGGCGACCCCGGTGAGCACCGGCGGGGCCGCGCTCCCCGCACCGGAGCTGCGCTGGCTGCCGGGCGAGGAGGAGGCGTGGGCGCGCTGTTCCAGCTGGTACACCCGCCCGCAGCACGGCGGCGACTACGAGAAGGTGATCTCCTCCCAGCTCGAAGGGCTGGGGAGCACCGGGCTGCGGCCCGCGTGGATCTTCCTGCACGCGCCGGTGGAGCGCATCGCGCCGGCCCTGGCCACCTGGGCGCCGACGGACCTGTGGGACGGGGCGGACACCCTCAGACCGATCGTCGCCCGCTTCGGGATCGACGCGCTGCCGCTCCTGCTGCGTACCGTCCCCCGCCAGCCGAGCACCATGGCGGAGCTGTTCCTGCCGTTCGCCGACGCGGCCGTCGCCCGGCACATGGCGGACTGGGCGGCCCGGCTGAAGTCCACCGCCGCGACGACCCGGGCGTGGTTCGCGCGGCACGGCGGCGCCGCCGCGGTGTTCCTGGTGCCGGACGCGGTCGGCAAGCCCGGCGCCCCGCGGCGGGCGGCCGAGCGGGCGCTGCTCCAGATAGCGGCGGTGCACGGCGAGGCGACGGTGCGTGAGGCCGCCGCCCGGTACGGCGCGGACGCGCTGCGCTCCGTCGAGATGCTGCTGGTCGCCGATCCGCTGGAGCACGCGCTGCCCGCGAAGCTGCCGGTCCTGCCGAACTGGGCGGAGCCGGGGCTGCTTCCGCAGCTTCTGACGCGTACCGGCGAAGCCCTGCCCGCCGAGGTGGTGCGCAACGGCCTGACGATGCTGGCGCTCTGCCGGCCGGGCGAGGCCTACCCGGGTGTCGCGGCGCTGCGCGAGGCCGCCGCGCCCGCCTCGCTCGCCGAGTTCGCCTGGGCGGTCTTCGAGCAGTGGCTCGACGCGCGGCTGCCGGCCAGGGAGTCCTGGGCGCTGTACGCCCTGGGCGAGGTCGGGGACGACGAGACCGTACGGCGGCTCACGCCGGTCATCCGCGCCTGGCCGGGCGAGGGTGCGCACCACCGGGCGGTCGAGGGGCTGGACGTGCTGGCGGCCATCGGCAGCGAGGTGGCCCTGCTCCATCTGCACGGCATCGGCCAGCGGGTGAAGTTCAAGGCGCTGAAGACGCGCGCCCAGGAGAAGATCGCCGAGGTGGCCGCGGTTCTGGGTCTCACCGCCGAGCAGTTGTCCGACCGCCTGGTGCCGGACTTCGGGCTGGACGCGGACGGCTCGACGGTCGTGGACTACGGCCCGCGCCGCTTCACCGTCGGCTTCGACGAGCGCCTCGGCGCGTACGTCCTGGACGGGGCGGGGAACCGCCGCAGGGATCTGCCGGCCCCGGCGGCCCGGGACGACGGGGAGCTGGCCTCGGCGGGGCGCAAGCGGTTCCTGGCCCTGAAGAAGGACGTACGCGCGGTCGCCTCCGGGCAGGTGCAGCGGCTGGAGGCCGCGATGGTGTCGGGCCGGTCCTGGACGGCGCGCGAGTTCCAGGAACTGTTCGTCACCCATCCGCTGGTGGGGCATCTGGTGCGGCGGCTGGTGTGGCTGAGCGAGTCGCGGGGCACCACGACCGCCTTCCGGGTCACGGAGGACCGGACGTTCGCCGATGTGCGCGACGAGGTGTCCGTGCTGCCCGCCGACGCGTCCGTGCGGCTGGCCCATCCGCTCCGCCTCGGCGACGAGCGGGCCGCCTGGTCGGAGCTCTTCGCCCGCCGGGAGCTGTCCCAGCCGTTCCCCCAACTGGAGCGCGCGGTCTTCGCCTTGACGGACGAGGAGCGGACGGGCAACCGGCTGGCCCGGTTCGAGGGCGTCACCGTGCCCACGGTCGAGGTGCTGGGCCTGGAGCGGCGCGGCTGGGAGCGGGGCGCGCCGCAGGACGCGGGGGTGGTGGGGTGGATCTCCAGACGCCTCGGCGAGGAGCTGTACCTGATCGTCGGGTTCTACGAGGGCATCGTGGCGGGCTCCCCGCAGGCCTTCCCCGATCAGCGGCTGGAGGCGGTCTGGCTCGGCGACCGGCCCGGGGACCACTGGCCCCACGGGACGTACACCCATCTCTTCGGCGGCCTGGACCCGGTGATCGCGTCCGAGGTGCTCGCGGACCTGACGGCGCTCGGCGGTGTCCGGCGCGCCCCGGCGGACGGCGGTCCGGCCCCCGACGGTCCGGCCGGGGTGCCGGGCCGGACCGTCACGGTGGCCGGTCAGGGCTTGTCGAGGTAG
- a CDS encoding YchJ family protein: MSRRTARRKPPVPSAPRVTPDAPCPCGLPAPYGACCGRYHGGTAAAPTCEALMRSRYTAFVVRDAGYLLRTWHPATRPPVVEFDPGTRWERLEILDTTEGSAFHTTGTVTFRAHWTEGGRPGSMHERSSFVRHEGAWVYEDGEFPDA, translated from the coding sequence ATGTCACGACGCACCGCCCGCCGGAAACCGCCCGTCCCCTCCGCCCCGCGCGTCACCCCCGACGCCCCCTGCCCCTGCGGCCTGCCGGCTCCGTACGGTGCCTGCTGCGGCCGGTACCACGGCGGTACGGCCGCCGCGCCCACCTGCGAGGCCCTGATGCGGTCCCGGTACACGGCCTTCGTCGTCCGGGACGCCGGCTATCTGCTGCGTACCTGGCATCCGGCGACCCGGCCGCCGGTCGTCGAGTTCGACCCGGGCACGCGCTGGGAGCGGCTGGAGATCCTGGACACCACCGAGGGCAGCGCCTTCCACACGACGGGCACCGTCACCTTCCGCGCCCACTGGACCGAGGGCGGACGGCCCGGCAGCATGCACGAGCGGAGCAGCTTCGTCCGCCACGAGGGCGCCTGGGTCTACGAGGACGGCGAGTTCCCGGACGCGTGA
- a CDS encoding helix-turn-helix domain-containing protein has product MSDRQQTPPPTVRLRRLAALLRRLRAEAELTREQVAGLTGINVVTLYRIEKARARPQKRTLAALMEAYGAGEAQRADLLAAQRIADDRSRLRPYGAEPSGAAGTGGSAGSAGFSEGYLAYLGFEAEARTVRAYESMYVPELLQTERYARAVIRGVLPDAGRAEVDERVRVRMERRSLLARADGPRLRAVVDEAAVRRAVGGPEVMREQAEHLVRIAREPGVRVQVIPFGAGAHAGMAGSFVHLDFPDTRDAELVWVDTPAGDVFLDAEEETLRHRSLFDRLRAVALSPGDSAALLAGVGRAE; this is encoded by the coding sequence GTGTCGGACAGGCAGCAGACCCCACCCCCGACCGTCAGGCTGCGGCGGCTCGCCGCCCTCCTGCGGCGGCTGCGCGCCGAGGCGGAGCTGACGCGCGAGCAGGTGGCCGGGCTTACCGGCATCAACGTCGTGACGCTGTACCGGATCGAGAAGGCGCGCGCCCGCCCGCAGAAGCGGACCCTGGCGGCGCTGATGGAGGCGTACGGGGCCGGCGAGGCGCAGCGCGCGGACCTGCTGGCGGCGCAGCGGATCGCGGACGACCGGAGCCGGCTGCGGCCGTACGGCGCGGAGCCGTCCGGGGCGGCGGGGACCGGCGGGTCCGCGGGGTCCGCGGGGTTTTCGGAGGGATACCTCGCCTACCTCGGGTTCGAGGCCGAGGCACGCACGGTGCGCGCCTACGAATCGATGTACGTGCCGGAGCTGCTCCAGACCGAGCGCTACGCCCGGGCGGTGATCCGGGGCGTGCTGCCCGACGCCGGACGGGCGGAGGTCGACGAGCGCGTCCGGGTACGGATGGAACGGCGGAGCCTGCTCGCGAGGGCGGACGGCCCGAGGCTCCGCGCGGTGGTGGACGAGGCCGCCGTGCGGCGGGCGGTGGGCGGGCCGGAGGTGATGCGCGAACAGGCCGAGCACCTCGTACGGATCGCGCGGGAGCCCGGGGTGAGGGTGCAGGTGATCCCGTTCGGGGCGGGGGCCCACGCCGGAATGGCCGGGAGCTTCGTCCACTTGGACTTCCCCGACACGCGGGACGCGGAGCTGGTCTGGGTGGACACCCCCGCCGGCGACGTGTTCCTGGATGCGGAGGAGGAGACCCTCCGCCACCGGTCGCTGTTCGATCGGCTGCGGGCGGTGGCGCTCAGCCCCGGTGACAGCGCCGCGCTGCTGGCGGGGGTGGGCCGGGCGGAGTGA
- a CDS encoding DUF397 domain-containing protein codes for MSDIYNGMPATALGAEGWSKPWSGGNGGNCVETMKLADGRVAIRQSADPDGPALIYSTGEMAAFIQGAKTGQADFLLT; via the coding sequence ATGAGCGACATCTACAACGGCATGCCGGCCACCGCCCTCGGTGCCGAGGGCTGGTCCAAGCCCTGGAGCGGCGGCAACGGCGGCAACTGCGTCGAGACCATGAAGCTGGCGGACGGCAGAGTCGCCATCCGCCAGTCCGCGGACCCCGACGGCCCGGCGCTCATCTACTCCACCGGCGAGATGGCCGCCTTCATCCAGGGTGCCAAGACCGGCCAGGCCGACTTCCTGCTCACCTGA